From a single Nissabacter sp. SGAir0207 genomic region:
- a CDS encoding phosphoglycolate phosphatase yields the protein MADFSGLRALAFDLDGTLIHSAPGLAQAIDHALAEAGLPAAGEARVSTWIGNGADVLVERALHWATQGEGGHELAALRARFDHFYAQTAESGSQLFPGVRDTLAQLARSGLPLGIITNKPTPFVAPLLQALGIAEYFSLVIGGDDVVAKKPHPAPLYLMLGKLGVRASEMAFVGDSRNDIQAAKAAGCPAIALSYGYNYGEPIALSQPDCVIDHFADLLPTLGLSSFKNQEA from the coding sequence ATGGCTGATTTCAGCGGCTTGCGCGCGCTGGCGTTCGATCTGGATGGCACGCTGATCCACAGCGCGCCGGGGCTGGCGCAGGCGATTGACCATGCGCTGGCGGAGGCCGGGCTGCCGGCCGCCGGCGAGGCTCGCGTCAGCACCTGGATCGGCAATGGCGCGGATGTGCTGGTGGAGCGCGCGCTCCACTGGGCGACGCAGGGTGAGGGCGGCCACGAGCTGGCCGCGCTGCGCGCCCGTTTTGACCACTTTTACGCCCAGACTGCCGAGTCGGGCAGCCAGCTCTTTCCGGGCGTGCGTGACACCCTGGCGCAGCTGGCGCGTAGCGGCCTGCCGCTTGGCATCATCACCAACAAGCCCACGCCCTTTGTCGCGCCGCTGTTGCAGGCACTGGGCATCGCGGAGTACTTCTCGCTGGTTATCGGTGGCGATGACGTAGTGGCGAAGAAGCCGCACCCGGCCCCGCTCTATCTGATGCTGGGCAAGCTGGGGGTACGGGCGTCGGAGATGGCGTTTGTTGGCGACTCGCGCAATGATATTCAGGCGGCCAAGGCGGCCGGCTGCCCGGCGATTGCGCTGAGCTATGGCTATAACTACGGTGAGCCGATTGCGCTGAGCCAGCCTGACTGCGTCATCGACCATTTTGCCGATTTGTTGCCCACTCTTGGGCTGTCATCATTCAAGAATCAGGAAGCATAA
- the rpe gene encoding ribulose-phosphate 3-epimerase, with protein sequence MKQFLIAPSILSADFARLGEDTAKVLAAGADVVHFDVMDNHYVPNLTIGPAVCQALRNYGITAPIDVHLMVKPVDRLVPDFAAAGASYISFHPEASEHIDRTLQLIKDHGCKAGLVFNPATPLSYLDYVMDKLDVILLMSVNPGFGGQSFIHHTLDKLRQVRRRIDESGFDIRLEVDGGVKVENIGEIAAAGADMFVAGSAIFNAPDYREVIEQMRGELAKVAHG encoded by the coding sequence ATGAAACAGTTTTTGATTGCGCCGTCGATTTTGTCGGCAGACTTTGCCCGACTGGGTGAGGATACGGCGAAGGTGCTGGCTGCCGGCGCTGACGTGGTGCACTTTGACGTGATGGACAACCACTACGTCCCTAACCTGACCATCGGCCCGGCAGTCTGCCAGGCACTGCGCAACTATGGCATTACCGCCCCGATTGACGTTCACCTGATGGTGAAGCCGGTAGACCGTCTGGTGCCGGATTTCGCTGCCGCTGGTGCCAGCTACATCTCCTTCCACCCAGAAGCCTCCGAGCATATCGACCGCACCCTGCAACTGATCAAGGATCATGGTTGCAAGGCTGGTCTGGTGTTCAACCCGGCCACCCCGCTGAGCTACCTGGATTATGTGATGGACAAGCTGGACGTGATCCTGCTGATGTCTGTTAACCCCGGTTTCGGCGGCCAGTCCTTCATCCACCATACGCTGGACAAGCTGCGCCAAGTGCGCCGCCGCATTGATGAGAGCGGTTTTGACATCCGGCTGGAAGTGGACGGCGGCGTGAAGGTGGAGAACATCGGCGAGATCGCCGCCGCGGGCGCGGACATGTTTGTCGCTGGCTCCGCCATCTTCAACGCGCCGGATTACCGTGAAGTGATTGAGCAGATGCGTGGTGAACTGGCGAAGGTGGCCCATGGCTGA
- the tsgA gene encoding MFS transporter TsgA, whose translation MTNSNRIRLTWISFFSYALTGALVIVTGMVMGNIAQYFNLPVSSMSNTFTFLNAGILVSIFLNAWLMEIIALKRQLIFGFVLMLVAIVGLMNSHSLAVFSGCMFILGVVSGITMSIGTFLITHLYEGRQRGSRLLFTDSFFSMAGTLFPIIAAALLARSIAWYWVYACIGVLYIAIFILTLVSEFPKLGNDAPKSVQSVKKEKWGIGVLFLSIAALCYILGQLGFIQWVPTYAAKQFNMDITQAGSLVSNFWTAYMVGMWVFSVVLRFFDLQRIVTVLAGASTLLMYLFISTSDASMLHYTILGLGFVSSAIYTTLITLGSQQTKVSSPKLVNFILTCGTVGTMLTFVVTGPIVAKSGEHAALATANSLYLVVFVMCLLLGFVTKHRQHGHTAEASH comes from the coding sequence ATGACTAACAGCAATCGAATCAGGCTCACATGGATTAGTTTCTTCTCCTACGCGCTTACCGGCGCATTGGTAATTGTCACCGGGATGGTGATGGGAAATATCGCGCAGTACTTCAACCTGCCGGTTTCCAGCATGAGTAACACCTTCACCTTCTTAAACGCCGGTATCCTGGTGTCCATTTTCCTCAACGCCTGGCTGATGGAGATCATCGCCCTGAAGCGCCAGCTGATCTTCGGCTTTGTGCTGATGCTGGTGGCGATTGTCGGCCTGATGAACAGCCATAGCCTGGCGGTCTTCTCTGGCTGCATGTTTATCCTTGGCGTGGTCAGCGGCATCACCATGTCGATCGGTACCTTCCTGATCACCCACCTGTATGAGGGTCGCCAGCGCGGTTCGCGCCTGCTGTTCACCGACTCCTTCTTCAGTATGGCTGGCACCCTGTTCCCGATCATCGCCGCCGCCCTGCTGGCACGCAGCATTGCTTGGTACTGGGTCTACGCCTGCATCGGTGTGCTCTATATCGCCATCTTCATCCTGACGCTGGTGTCGGAGTTCCCGAAACTGGGCAACGACGCGCCGAAGTCCGTGCAATCCGTGAAGAAAGAGAAGTGGGGCATTGGCGTGCTGTTCCTCTCCATCGCCGCCCTGTGCTACATCCTTGGCCAGCTTGGCTTTATCCAGTGGGTACCGACCTACGCCGCCAAGCAGTTCAACATGGACATCACCCAAGCCGGTAGTCTGGTGAGCAACTTCTGGACGGCGTACATGGTGGGCATGTGGGTCTTCAGCGTGGTGCTGCGCTTCTTTGATCTGCAACGCATCGTCACCGTGCTGGCGGGTGCCTCGACCCTGCTGATGTACCTGTTCATCAGCACCTCTGACGCCTCGATGCTGCACTACACCATTCTGGGTCTGGGCTTTGTCTCCAGTGCCATCTACACCACGCTGATCACCCTCGGCTCCCAACAGACCAAGGTGTCGTCGCCGAAACTGGTGAACTTCATCCTGACCTGCGGCACCGTCGGCACCATGCTGACCTTCGTGGTGACCGGCCCGATCGTTGCCAAAAGCGGCGAGCACGCGGCACTGGCGACCGCCAACAGCCTCTATCTGGTGGTCTTCGTGATGTGCCTGCTGCTTGGTTTCGTGACCAAGCACCGCCAGCACGGCCACACGGCGGAAGCCAGCCACTAA
- the trpS gene encoding tryptophan--tRNA ligase produces MSKPIVFSGAQPSGELTIGNYMGALRQWVTMQDEYECIYCIVDLHAITVRQDANALRKATLDTLALYLACGIDPEKSTIFVQSHVPEHTQLSWVLNCYSYFGELSRMTQFKDKSTRYAENINAGLFDYPVLMAADILLYQTNQVPVGEDQKQHLELSRDVAARFNALYGDIFKVPEPFIPKSGARVMSLQEPTKKMSKSDDNRNNVIGLLEDPKAVAKKIKRAMTDSDEPPVVRYDVANKAGVSNLLDILSGVTGKPVAELEKEFEGLMYGHLKGAVADAVSGMLTDLQARYHHFRDNEALLQQIMRDGAAKARARAQETLTRVYDAIGFVAQP; encoded by the coding sequence ATGAGTAAGCCCATCGTATTCAGCGGCGCGCAGCCGTCCGGTGAACTGACCATTGGTAACTACATGGGTGCGCTGCGTCAGTGGGTAACCATGCAGGATGAGTATGAGTGCATCTACTGCATCGTTGACCTGCACGCCATCACGGTGCGCCAGGACGCCAACGCGCTGCGCAAGGCCACGCTGGATACGCTGGCGCTCTACCTGGCCTGCGGCATCGACCCGGAAAAGAGCACCATCTTTGTCCAGTCCCATGTGCCGGAGCACACGCAGCTGAGCTGGGTACTGAACTGCTACAGCTACTTTGGCGAGCTGAGCCGCATGACCCAGTTCAAGGACAAGTCAACGCGCTATGCCGAGAACATCAACGCTGGCCTGTTTGACTACCCGGTGCTGATGGCGGCGGATATCCTGCTCTACCAGACCAATCAGGTGCCGGTGGGGGAAGACCAAAAGCAGCATCTGGAGCTGAGCCGTGACGTGGCGGCGCGCTTCAACGCGCTGTATGGCGATATCTTCAAGGTGCCGGAGCCGTTCATTCCGAAATCTGGCGCGCGCGTGATGTCGTTGCAGGAGCCGACCAAGAAGATGTCCAAGTCCGATGACAACCGCAACAACGTCATCGGCCTGCTGGAAGACCCGAAAGCCGTGGCGAAGAAGATCAAGCGTGCGATGACCGACTCCGATGAGCCGCCAGTGGTGCGTTATGACGTCGCCAACAAGGCGGGCGTCTCCAACCTGCTGGACATTCTCTCTGGCGTGACCGGCAAGCCGGTGGCTGAGCTGGAGAAGGAGTTCGAGGGGCTGATGTATGGCCACCTGAAGGGCGCGGTGGCGGATGCCGTCTCCGGGATGCTGACCGACCTGCAGGCGCGCTACCACCACTTCCGCGATAACGAGGCGCTGCTGCAACAGATCATGCGTGATGGCGCAGCCAAGGCGCGTGCCCGTGCGCAGGAGACGCTGACGCGCGTCTATGACGCCATCGGCTTTGTCGCCCAGCCGTAA
- the dam gene encoding adenine-specific DNA-methyltransferase — protein MKKNRAFLKWAGGKYPLIEEIKRHLPAGDCLIEPFVGAGSVFLNTDYDAYILADINSDLINLYNIVKTRTDDFVRDARELFSDEFNNADAFYRLRTQFNLSRDPYERAQLFLYLNRHCYNGLCRYNLSGEFNVPFGRYKRPYFPQDELEFFARKANERNATFVCESYTQTLTNAQPGAVVYCDPPYAPLSATSNFTAYHTNGFDMADQQELARLANHLADERQIPVLISNHDTALTRDWYQQAAEMHVVQVRRTISSNGFGRSKVDELLALYKR, from the coding sequence ATGAAGAAGAACCGCGCGTTTTTAAAATGGGCTGGTGGCAAGTATCCCCTGATTGAGGAGATCAAACGCCACCTGCCCGCAGGCGACTGCCTGATTGAACCCTTTGTCGGCGCAGGCTCTGTGTTCCTCAATACAGATTATGACGCCTATATCCTGGCGGATATCAACAGTGACCTGATCAACCTGTACAACATCGTCAAGACACGTACCGACGACTTCGTGCGGGATGCCCGCGAGCTCTTCAGCGACGAGTTCAACAATGCCGACGCGTTCTACCGGTTGCGCACGCAGTTCAACCTCAGCCGTGACCCCTATGAGCGGGCGCAGCTGTTCCTCTACCTGAACCGCCATTGCTACAACGGCCTGTGCCGTTATAACCTGAGTGGCGAGTTCAACGTGCCGTTTGGGCGCTACAAGCGGCCCTACTTCCCGCAGGACGAGCTGGAGTTCTTTGCCCGCAAGGCCAATGAGCGCAACGCCACGTTCGTCTGTGAAAGCTACACGCAGACCCTGACCAATGCCCAACCGGGGGCCGTGGTCTATTGCGATCCGCCCTATGCGCCGCTCTCCGCCACCTCCAACTTTACGGCCTACCACACCAATGGGTTTGATATGGCAGACCAGCAGGAGCTGGCGCGGCTGGCGAACCACCTGGCCGATGAGCGGCAGATCCCGGTGCTGATCTCCAACCATGATACGGCACTAACGCGTGACTGGTATCAACAGGCGGCGGAGATGCACGTGGTGCAGGTGCGGCGCACCATCAGCAGCAATGGATTCGGGCGTAGCAAAGTGGATGAGCTTTTGGCACTGTATAAACGCTAA